A single window of Arvicanthis niloticus isolate mArvNil1 chromosome X, mArvNil1.pat.X, whole genome shotgun sequence DNA harbors:
- the LOC117695525 gene encoding ferritin light chain 1-like, producing MTSHIHQNYSTEVEAAVNRLINLHLRASYIYFSLGFFFERDDVTAESVGHFFRELAKEKSEGAERLLKLQNDCGGRALFHDVKKPSQNEWEKTQEEAMEAALDLEKILNQALLDLYALGSARSDTYLCDFLKSHFLDKEVKLITKMGSHLTNLRRLAGSQPAQTEVSQASLGEYFFECLTLKHN from the coding sequence ATGACCTCTCATATTCATCAGAATTATTCCACCGAAGTGGAAGCTGCTGTGAACCGCCTGATCAACTTGCACCTTCGGGCCTCCTACATCTATTTCTCTCTGGGCTTCTTTTTTGAACGGGATGATGTGACTGCGGAGAGTGTAGGCCACTTTTTCCGCGAATTGGCCAAGGAGAAGAGCGAGGGTGCGGAGCGTCTCCTCAAGTTGCAGAACGATTGCGGGGGCCGTGCCCTCTTTCACGATGTGAAGAAGCCATCTCAAAATGAATGGGAAAAAACCCAGGAGGAGGCCATGGAAGCTGCCTTGGACCTGGAGAAGATCCTGAACCAGGCCCTCTTGGATCTGTATGCCCTGGGTTCTGCCCGTTCAGACACTTATCTCTGTGACTTCTTAAAAAGCCACTTCCTGGATAAGGAAGTGAAACTCATCACGAAGATGGGCAGCCACCTGACCAACCTCCGTAGGCTGGCAGGGTCACAACCAGCGCAGACTGAAGTGTCCCAGGCATCTCTGGGAGAGTATTTCTTTGAGTGCCTCACTCTCAAGCACAACTAG